The Planctomycetota bacterium sequence CTCCCGTCATCCGCGACTCCCCATCCTCGATGTATCCGGGACAGGAAGGCCCTTCCCCGCCCGGCTCTATGTGGAAAACGCTCCCGAATCCGCAATCGCCCGGAAAATCCGCAGTTGCCTGAATTATAGCCGCGCCCCATGCCTCCCTCAATAGAAAGGCGGGACCGGGACCGCCGAAGCTCTCTATTTCGGGGTGGGCCGGCGGATCAGCCGCCGCACGGCGTCTAGAAATTCCTGCGGCGTGAACGGCTTGTAAAGGACCGCGTCGGCGCCCCAGGGGGCCCCGGGCCCTTCCTCCGGAACGGCCAGAAAGAGGACGGGCGTTCCCTCCTGACCGGGCCTCCGGCGCAGGTACCGCACGAACGCCTTCCCGCGCACCGAGGGAATGCGGATGTCCGCGATCGCCAGATCGTAAGGCCCCTCTCCCTCGGCCAGAGCGGCCTCCGGGCCTCCGAACGCTTCCACCTCGAACCCTTCCCGAAGGAGAACCCGCTCGACCACAAGCCGGAGCAGCTCATCGTCCTCCACCAGAAGGGCCACCCGCCGCGCCCGGCCCGCCG is a genomic window containing:
- a CDS encoding response regulator — its product is MKRPGRPGEREDLESRLGEWVEALESARATFLNAFKESAGAVLKIARALREADAAALPGIAEAVRDVERALEGDRLRGPLDRLLGCLRDALSGRRSPAGRARRVALLVEDDELLRLVVERVLLREGFEVEAFGGPEAALAEGEGPYDLAIADIRIPSVRGKAFVRYLRRRPGQEGTPVLFLAVPEEGPGAPWGADAVLYKPFTPQEFLDAVRRLIRRPTPK